AGGTTTCTCATTCAAGTAGAGCAATAACTACATCTGTAATTTATGATGAAACAACTGGATTTTATAACCGGAAGCATTTATTGAATGAATTAACAAATGAGATTGAAAGAAGTAATAATTTTTCAAATGACTTATCTTTTTTGTTAGTTACAGTAGATACAAATTCTACATTTGATTCATTAACAATGGAGGAATTTGAAGAATATGTTTTTAAAGTTATAGGGAACTTAATTGCTGAAAATATTTTAAGTTTCGAATTTATTGGTAGATATAACGAAACTACTTTTGGAGTTGTATTAATTGGTAAAAAAGATCAAGATGCATACTTATGGAGTGAAAAAATTAGGAAACAAATAGTTGGGAATTTAATTACTTTTAAGGAAAAAAAGATTTCAATAACAGTTTCTATTGGTATTAATGATTTTCAAAAAGGTATAACTACTGATTCTATTATAAGTGGAGCTTCTCAAGCTCTGAACAAAGCTAGCACTTCTGGTGGCAACACAGTTGTACTTTATTAAAAAATAGTCAATTTTTTTCCAAATATACTTTTATTTAAGATTAATAATACTTGCTACCTTCAAAAAAATATCTCATTAATATAGGTGTTGCAATTTTATTATTGTTACTACAGATTAATACAATTTATATAGAAATAAATGGTATTTCTCCCGATTTTCTAGTAGTTTTTGTAGTAGTAATAGCTTTAATTGAAGGTCAGTTTACAGCCCTACTTACTGGATTTCTTGTTGGAATACTTTTTGATTTTTTAGGTAACGAGATAACTGGCACAAACGCTTTAACTCTTATGCTATCAGGTTTTGTGGCTGGATATTTTTTTGTTGAAGAAAAATCATTTCAAGAGAGTATTGGTATTCCACGATTTTTAATTGCATTAGGTATTTCATCAATAATTCGAAGTGTTATTTATCAAGTATTTCATATTTCACCAACTGATTCAAAAGATATTGTATATCTTTTAACATCACTTCTAGGATCAACAATTTATACCCTTTCTTTTGGATTGATTCTAATGCTAATTGCGGCTAGAAAAAAAGAATAATATTGCTCGATTTTCAAAAATTGATATTCGAAATTTAAATTTAATATAGATGCTTTAGCTCCCTCCAAAACTTGCTATTAATGAGTATGCTCCAATAATCATAAGTACAAATAATATACATAAAATAAAACCTATTATATCCTCCTTTGTTGGTTTCCATATTTCAATATCTGTATTTGAGAACAACTTATTAGCTTCTACCAAGCTTGGATTATCTATTTTTAACTGTACTAACTTTGCATCTAAAACCTTATCTGAATGAGCTGGAGTGTTTATTCTTGCATAAAAATCATTTAGCACATATACGTTGTTTTTTCTTGTGAAAAGAGAAATTAAAATTAAAACTATAAATGGGAAAATAGCATCAAACATAAAACCTGCAGTTGAAATATGTGATTTTCTCATTTTACTAAAATCAAAACCTAATTTAGATAGAATCCATATTTGAGGTTTGAATAAACCCTCTCCATGTTTTAACGAATTTGTATCATTTGGATTATCTCTAACTATTCTTTCAAAAAATATTGGGGTTGGTGGTATCAATTCTTTCTTTGTAATTACTTGACCCACTGTTTTTGCTAAACCTAAGTTGACATCCTCATTTGAAGCCTTTAATTTTAAGTCAACAAATTGTACTTCAGTTTGTGATATTAAGAATTTATTAGTTGATAGTGAATCAATTTTAGAAATTAAATTTGGTATTAAAACAATTAAGACAATTGATATTATCATTTGAATAATTACAGCTTTAGTATTTAATTTCCTCCAAAAATATGCTAACCAAATAGCAGGTGAAGTTATCGTTCCTATAGATAAAATATATTTAAATACTACAAGTATATCATTTAAATATGAGGCGAAAAATATAGCAGGAATTAATACTATGAGTACAATAAATCTGCCCAAAATCATTTGTTCTTTTTCAGTTGCATTTTTTTTAATCGGAAGAAAAATATTCTTTACAAAAGCAGCTGAAGCATCTAAAGAAACTGTAGCATTCCCATCCATATTAGCCGAGAATATAGCTGCAATCATTAGTCCCAACGCTCCTGCTCCTAAAAGATCATGAGCCATATATCCCCAAACATTTGTTGGATCAGAAACTTTATCTGAATATAATGCTAACGCAAACAAACCAGTTATAGCCCAGCCTACCATCATTACTCTTTTAATCATTGCTCCACCAACAAATCCAATTCTTGCTGAAATGTCATCTTTTGCAGCTCCTCCTAAACCAAAATTTTTAGGTGCGTTTACAATTAAATTTAAAAAAGCAAAACTTGCTACAAAATACCATGTATAATCACTCAACGGTGAACTTCCAAAAAGATTGAATTTATCGAGTGAAATTTTACCAGCCAACACAGCAAATCCTCCTAATTTTAGAAATGCAGCTGGTATTAAAGCTATGGATAAAAACAAAATCAGAAGCCCTTGAATTACATCTATTATAGCCACAGCAAACAACCCTCCAATTACAGTATAAAGAGCAATTATTATAGCATAAAAGATATAAAAGCTGTTTAAATTTAAGTAAGATGCAAATGAATAAATTTCATTTTTCTTTTCTTTTTCACTCAGAACATCTAACCTTAATTTTTCAACTTTATTCAATGTTAAAAAGTCTTTCGTTTTAATTGACTTCAACTCTTCAAATTCTTTTACACAATTTTTTTCATTTAAAGTATATTCTGATTCTGGCTTTGACATTATTGCTTGTAAAGTTTTTCCAGTTAATAAAAATCCGAAAGAATTAGAATAAATTGCAACAGCAATTAGAACAGAAGCATAAATTCCTGCTAAAGTTTTACTTTCAAATCTGTGTAAAAATATGTCCGCTGGTGCTA
Above is a window of Chlorobiota bacterium DNA encoding:
- a CDS encoding sodium:solute symporter family protein; the protein is MLGLHLIDWVVIFIYFIIVILIGLWGRKKISNTQDFYQGGRSFGKFISIFLNLGTITDAGQATAVTSEIFRQGLSGVWFQNLVLFHTPFQWFTSALQRRARYLAPADIFLHRFESKTLAGIYASVLIAVAIYSNSFGFLLTGKTLQAIMSKPESEYTLNEKNCVKEFEELKSIKTKDFLTLNKVEKLRLDVLSEKEKKNEIYSFASYLNLNSFYIFYAIIIALYTVIGGLFAVAIIDVIQGLLILFLSIALIPAAFLKLGGFAVLAGKISLDKFNLFGSSPLSDYTWYFVASFAFLNLIVNAPKNFGLGGAAKDDISARIGFVGGAMIKRVMMVGWAITGLFALALYSDKVSDPTNVWGYMAHDLLGAGALGLMIAAIFSANMDGNATVSLDASAAFVKNIFLPIKKNATEKEQMILGRFIVLIVLIPAIFFASYLNDILVVFKYILSIGTITSPAIWLAYFWRKLNTKAVIIQMIISIVLIVLIPNLISKIDSLSTNKFLISQTEVQFVDLKLKASNEDVNLGLAKTVGQVITKKELIPPTPIFFERIVRDNPNDTNSLKHGEGLFKPQIWILSKLGFDFSKMRKSHISTAGFMFDAIFPFIVLILISLFTRKNNVYVLNDFYARINTPAHSDKVLDAKLVQLKIDNPSLVEANKLFSNTDIEIWKPTKEDIIGFILCILFVLMIIGAYSLIASFGGS
- the mreD gene encoding rod shape-determining protein MreD; the protein is MLPSKKYLINIGVAILLLLLQINTIYIEINGISPDFLVVFVVVIALIEGQFTALLTGFLVGILFDFLGNEITGTNALTLMLSGFVAGYFFVEEKSFQESIGIPRFLIALGISSIIRSVIYQVFHISPTDSKDIVYLLTSLLGSTIYTLSFGLILMLIAARKKE